From Saccopteryx leptura isolate mSacLep1 chromosome 3, mSacLep1_pri_phased_curated, whole genome shotgun sequence, one genomic window encodes:
- the COL8A2 gene encoding collagen alpha-2(VIII) chain isoform X1 — protein sequence MRPDGDPPSKSPTSTFVDAMRWALTPLPVPPTLLLLLVLGCGPRAATGGGAGGAAGYAPVKYVQPMHKGPVGPPFREGKGQYLEMPLPLLPMDLKGEPGPPGKPGPRGPPGPPGFPGKPGTGKPGLHGQPGPAGPPGFSRMGKAGPPGLPGKVGPPGQPGLRGEPGIRGDQGLRGPPGPPGLPGPSGIAVPGKPGPQGVPGPPGFGGEPGPQGEPGPPGDRGLKGDNGVGQPGLPGAPGQGGAPGPPGLPGPAGLGKPGLDGLPGAPGDKGESGSPGVPGPRGEPGPLGPKGPPGVDGVGIPGSAGLPGPQGPAGAKGEPGTRGPPGLMGPTGYGMPGLPGPKGDKGPAGVPGLLGDRGEPGEDGEPGEQGPQGLGGPPGLPGSAGLPGRRGPPGPKGEVGPGGPPGMPGIRGDQGPNGLAGKPGLPGERGLPGAHGPPGPTGPKGEQGFTGRPGGPGVAGALGQKGDLGLPGQPGLRGPSGIPGLQGPAGPIGPQGLPGLKGEPGLPGPPGEGKVGEPGVAGPTGPPGVPGSPGLTGPPGPPGPPGPPGAPGAFDETGIAGLHLPNGGVEGAVLGKGGKPQFGLGELSAHATPAFTAVLTSPFPASGMPVKFDRTLYNGHSGYNPATGIFTCPVGGVYYFAYHVHVKGTNVWVALYKNNVPATYTYDEYKKGYLDQASGGAVLQLRPNDQVWVQMPSDQANGLYSTEYIHSSFSGFLLCPT from the exons atgcgccctgacggagatccacccagcaagtcccctaccag CACGTTTGTGGACGCCATGCGGTGGGCTCTGACACCCTTGCCCGTGCCGCCaactctgctgctgctgctggttctGGGGTGCGGGCCGCGGGCGGCCACAGGTGGTGGGGCCGGCGGGGCAGCGGGCTACGCGCCGGTGAAGTACGTGCAGCCCATGCACAAAGGACCCGTGGGGCCACCCTTCCGCGAGGGCAAGGGCCAGTACCTGG aaatGCCTCTACCGCTCCTGCCGATGGATCTGAAAGGAGAGCCGGGCCCGCCTGGGAAACCTGGGCCTCGGGGGCCCCCTGGCCCTCCTGGCTTCCCAGGAAAACCAGGCACTGGAAAGCCAGGGCTACATGGGCAGCCTGGCCCCGCTGGCCCACCTGGCTTCTCTCGGATGGGGAAGGCTGGTCCCCCAGGGCTCCCGGGCAAGGTTGGACCACCAGGGCAGCCAGGGCTTCGGGGGGAGCCTGGGATACGAGGAGACCAGGGCCTCCGGGGCCCTCCAGGGCCCCCTGGCCTCCCTGGACCTTCGGGCATTGCTGTCCCTGGGAAGCCAGGCCCTCAGGGGGTACCGGGGCCACCAGGATTTGGGGGGGAGCCAGGGCCCCAGGGGGAGCCTGGACCCCCAGGTGATCGAGGCCTGAAGGGGGATAATGGGGTGGGCCAGCCGGGGCTGCCTGGGGCCCCAGGGCAAGGGGGTGCCCCTGGGCCCCCTGGCCTTCCTGGTCCAGCTGGCTTGGGCAAACCAGGTTTGGATGGGCTTCCTGGGGCCCCTGGTGATAAGGGTGAGTCTGGTTCTCCCGGGGTGCCAGGACCCAGGGGTGAGCCGGGGCCATTGGGCCCAAAAGGGCCCCCGGGAGTGGATGGTGTGGGGATCCCAGGGTCAGCAGGATTGCCAGGGCCACAGGGCCCAGCAGGGGCCAAAGGGGAACCAGGGACTCGGGGTCCCCCTGGCCTGATGGGCCCCACTGGCTATGGGATGCCAGGACTGCCAGGCCCCAAGGGGGACAAGGGCCCAGCTGGAGTCCCAGGGCTCTTGGGGGACAGGGGTGAACCAGGGGAGGATGGGGAGCCAGGGGAGCAGGGCCCACAGGGCCTTGGGGGTCCCCCTGGACTTCCAGGGTCTGCAGGACTCCCTGGAAGACGTGGGCCACCTGGGCCAAAGGGGGAGGTAGGGCCTGGAGGACCTCCAGGAATGCCTGGCATTAGGGGTGACCAGGGGCCTAATGGCCTGGCTGGGAAACCTGGGCTTCCAGGAGAGAGGGGGCTTCCAGGAGCCCATGGACCCCCTGGACCGACTGGGCCTAAGGGCGAGCAGGGTTTCACAGGCCGCCCTGGGGGCCCCGGGGTGGCAGGTGCCCTGGGACAAAAGGGTGACTTGGGGCTCCCTGGGCAGCCTGGCCTGAGGGGCCCCTCAGGAATTCCAGGACTCCAAGGCCCAGCTGGTCCTATTGGGCCACAGGGTCTGCCAGGCCTGAAGGGAGAACCAGGCCTACCAGGGCCCCCTGGAGAGGGGAAAGTGGGGGAACCTGGCGTAGCTGGGCCTACAGGGCCCCCCGGGGTCCCTGGTTCCCCAGGACTCACAGGCCCTCCTGGGCCTCCGGGCCCTCCTGGTCCCCCTGGCGCCCCTGGGGCCTTTGATGAAACTGGCATTGCCGGCCTGCACCTGCCCAATGGTGGTGTGGAGGGCGCCGTGCTGGGCAAGGGTGGCAAGCCGCAGTTTGGGCTGGGCGAGCTGTCAGCCCACGCCACGCCCGCCTTCACCGCTGTGCTCACCTCGCCTTTCCCTGCCTCGGGCATGCCTGTTAAATTTGACCGGACTCTCTACAACGGCCACAGTGGCTACAACCCAGCCACTGGCATCTTCACCTGCCCTGTAGGTGGAGTCTACTACTTTGCTTACCACGTGCATGTCAAGGGCACCAACGTGTGGGTGGCCCTGTACAAGAACAACGTGCCAGCCACTTACACCTACGACGAGTACAAGAAAGGCTACCTGGACCAGGCATCTGGCGGGGCTGTGCTCCAGCTGCGGCCCAACGACCAGGTCTGGGTGCAGATGCCCTCGGACCAGGCCAACGGCCTCTACTCCACCGAGTACATCCACTCCTCCTTTTCAGGGTTCTTGCTCTGCCCCACATAA
- the COL8A2 gene encoding collagen alpha-2(VIII) chain isoform X2, translating to MRWALTPLPVPPTLLLLLVLGCGPRAATGGGAGGAAGYAPVKYVQPMHKGPVGPPFREGKGQYLEMPLPLLPMDLKGEPGPPGKPGPRGPPGPPGFPGKPGTGKPGLHGQPGPAGPPGFSRMGKAGPPGLPGKVGPPGQPGLRGEPGIRGDQGLRGPPGPPGLPGPSGIAVPGKPGPQGVPGPPGFGGEPGPQGEPGPPGDRGLKGDNGVGQPGLPGAPGQGGAPGPPGLPGPAGLGKPGLDGLPGAPGDKGESGSPGVPGPRGEPGPLGPKGPPGVDGVGIPGSAGLPGPQGPAGAKGEPGTRGPPGLMGPTGYGMPGLPGPKGDKGPAGVPGLLGDRGEPGEDGEPGEQGPQGLGGPPGLPGSAGLPGRRGPPGPKGEVGPGGPPGMPGIRGDQGPNGLAGKPGLPGERGLPGAHGPPGPTGPKGEQGFTGRPGGPGVAGALGQKGDLGLPGQPGLRGPSGIPGLQGPAGPIGPQGLPGLKGEPGLPGPPGEGKVGEPGVAGPTGPPGVPGSPGLTGPPGPPGPPGPPGAPGAFDETGIAGLHLPNGGVEGAVLGKGGKPQFGLGELSAHATPAFTAVLTSPFPASGMPVKFDRTLYNGHSGYNPATGIFTCPVGGVYYFAYHVHVKGTNVWVALYKNNVPATYTYDEYKKGYLDQASGGAVLQLRPNDQVWVQMPSDQANGLYSTEYIHSSFSGFLLCPT from the exons ATGCGGTGGGCTCTGACACCCTTGCCCGTGCCGCCaactctgctgctgctgctggttctGGGGTGCGGGCCGCGGGCGGCCACAGGTGGTGGGGCCGGCGGGGCAGCGGGCTACGCGCCGGTGAAGTACGTGCAGCCCATGCACAAAGGACCCGTGGGGCCACCCTTCCGCGAGGGCAAGGGCCAGTACCTGG aaatGCCTCTACCGCTCCTGCCGATGGATCTGAAAGGAGAGCCGGGCCCGCCTGGGAAACCTGGGCCTCGGGGGCCCCCTGGCCCTCCTGGCTTCCCAGGAAAACCAGGCACTGGAAAGCCAGGGCTACATGGGCAGCCTGGCCCCGCTGGCCCACCTGGCTTCTCTCGGATGGGGAAGGCTGGTCCCCCAGGGCTCCCGGGCAAGGTTGGACCACCAGGGCAGCCAGGGCTTCGGGGGGAGCCTGGGATACGAGGAGACCAGGGCCTCCGGGGCCCTCCAGGGCCCCCTGGCCTCCCTGGACCTTCGGGCATTGCTGTCCCTGGGAAGCCAGGCCCTCAGGGGGTACCGGGGCCACCAGGATTTGGGGGGGAGCCAGGGCCCCAGGGGGAGCCTGGACCCCCAGGTGATCGAGGCCTGAAGGGGGATAATGGGGTGGGCCAGCCGGGGCTGCCTGGGGCCCCAGGGCAAGGGGGTGCCCCTGGGCCCCCTGGCCTTCCTGGTCCAGCTGGCTTGGGCAAACCAGGTTTGGATGGGCTTCCTGGGGCCCCTGGTGATAAGGGTGAGTCTGGTTCTCCCGGGGTGCCAGGACCCAGGGGTGAGCCGGGGCCATTGGGCCCAAAAGGGCCCCCGGGAGTGGATGGTGTGGGGATCCCAGGGTCAGCAGGATTGCCAGGGCCACAGGGCCCAGCAGGGGCCAAAGGGGAACCAGGGACTCGGGGTCCCCCTGGCCTGATGGGCCCCACTGGCTATGGGATGCCAGGACTGCCAGGCCCCAAGGGGGACAAGGGCCCAGCTGGAGTCCCAGGGCTCTTGGGGGACAGGGGTGAACCAGGGGAGGATGGGGAGCCAGGGGAGCAGGGCCCACAGGGCCTTGGGGGTCCCCCTGGACTTCCAGGGTCTGCAGGACTCCCTGGAAGACGTGGGCCACCTGGGCCAAAGGGGGAGGTAGGGCCTGGAGGACCTCCAGGAATGCCTGGCATTAGGGGTGACCAGGGGCCTAATGGCCTGGCTGGGAAACCTGGGCTTCCAGGAGAGAGGGGGCTTCCAGGAGCCCATGGACCCCCTGGACCGACTGGGCCTAAGGGCGAGCAGGGTTTCACAGGCCGCCCTGGGGGCCCCGGGGTGGCAGGTGCCCTGGGACAAAAGGGTGACTTGGGGCTCCCTGGGCAGCCTGGCCTGAGGGGCCCCTCAGGAATTCCAGGACTCCAAGGCCCAGCTGGTCCTATTGGGCCACAGGGTCTGCCAGGCCTGAAGGGAGAACCAGGCCTACCAGGGCCCCCTGGAGAGGGGAAAGTGGGGGAACCTGGCGTAGCTGGGCCTACAGGGCCCCCCGGGGTCCCTGGTTCCCCAGGACTCACAGGCCCTCCTGGGCCTCCGGGCCCTCCTGGTCCCCCTGGCGCCCCTGGGGCCTTTGATGAAACTGGCATTGCCGGCCTGCACCTGCCCAATGGTGGTGTGGAGGGCGCCGTGCTGGGCAAGGGTGGCAAGCCGCAGTTTGGGCTGGGCGAGCTGTCAGCCCACGCCACGCCCGCCTTCACCGCTGTGCTCACCTCGCCTTTCCCTGCCTCGGGCATGCCTGTTAAATTTGACCGGACTCTCTACAACGGCCACAGTGGCTACAACCCAGCCACTGGCATCTTCACCTGCCCTGTAGGTGGAGTCTACTACTTTGCTTACCACGTGCATGTCAAGGGCACCAACGTGTGGGTGGCCCTGTACAAGAACAACGTGCCAGCCACTTACACCTACGACGAGTACAAGAAAGGCTACCTGGACCAGGCATCTGGCGGGGCTGTGCTCCAGCTGCGGCCCAACGACCAGGTCTGGGTGCAGATGCCCTCGGACCAGGCCAACGGCCTCTACTCCACCGAGTACATCCACTCCTCCTTTTCAGGGTTCTTGCTCTGCCCCACATAA